The DNA window AATTGCCCGTTTTTATTACGCACAAAAATCGAGCTTAAATCGGCAGGTTTGGTGCGGTCTTCTTGGCTCAGTTGAACAATCACATCATATTGTTTGCCTTCACGTTTGAAGCGGGTGACTTGGCGACCACCAAGCAGGGTTTCTAAAGTACGTCCGACTTCTTCCACTTCTACGCCTACCGCTGCGACTTTGTCACGGTCTATGCTCACAACTAATTGTGGCTTATTCAGTTTTAAATCGGTGTCGACGTTGGTCATTCCCGGATAAGCCCGAATTTTAGCCAGCATATTGTCTGACATGGTTTGTAGCTGTTCGTAGGAATCGCCTTGAATAATGAATTGTACGGGCGGATTGCGAAAACTTTGCCCCAGTGATGGCGGGTTGAGCGCGAAGGCTAAAACACCTGGTAGGCTTAACATTTTCGGCATGACTTCGGCAGCAATGGCTTGTTGGCTACGTGTGCGTTCTCCCCAAGGAATCAGACTGACGAAAGATAAGGCATTATTTACAGGGTTAGGATTTTGTAAGCCCGGAGCGACAACAACGAAGAATTTACGAATTTCTGGCACTTTTTCGTAAATTTTCTCGATTTGGCGGGCGTATTTATCGGTGTATTCTAAGGTTGCTCCTTCAGGCGCGCTGAGTACACCAATTAAAATGCTACGGTCTTCTGTGGGGGCTAGCTCTTGTTTAATCTGTGGATATATCCAAATTGCGCCGTAAATGGTTACGGCAAAGACAACTAACATCAGCCACCAAACTTTTAACACGCCTTTAAGGACAAAGCGGTAGCCATCATTCATGGCAACGAAAAATTTTTCGGTGATGTTGAATAAAAAGCCATGATGTTCATGACTTTTAAACATTTTTGAGCACATCATCGGCGTTAAAGTCAGCGCGACAAAGCCTGAAACGACAACCGCCGCCGAAACAGTTAAGGCGAATTCGGTAAACAATCGCCCTGTATTGCCTGTCATGAACGTAAGCGGGACAAAGACTGCGGCAAGAGTCACGGTCATGGAAATGACCGCGAAACCAATTTCTCGACTGCCTGCAACGGCTGCTTGTAGTGGCGGTTTTCCTAGTTCAACGTGGCGGTGTATGTTTTCCAGCATAACAATTGCGTCGTCAACCACAATCCCAATTGCCAGCACTAAGCCCAGTAAGGTTAGGATGTTAATAGAGAATCCTAAAACATCTAGGAAAATAAACGCGCCAATCAATGAGACGGGAATCGTCACAAAGGGAATAAAGGTGACGCGGAATGAACGCAAAAAGGCAAAAATCACTAAGACAACGAGGATAAAGGCTTCAGTCATCGTGCGGTAAACTGCATCGATGGAGGCTTCGATAAAGATAGAGGTATCAAAGACAACTTCTAATTTCATGCCATCCAAGACAGAAACACGTGGCAATTCAGCACGTACCGCTTGCGCAACGGATAATGTATTCGCGGTTGATTGTTTAACTACACCTAAACCGACCGCTGATTGTCCATTCACCCGCACAATCCGCCGTTCATCTTCAGGACCGACTTCTGCTTTACCTACATCACTTAAACGAATTGGATAGCCATTGACTTCTTTAATGATTAAATCATTAAATTCTTGTGGGGTTTTTAAATCCGTTTGGGTTAAAACCGTAAATTCCCGCTGAGTGCTTTCAATGCGTCCCGACGGAATTTCGATATTTTGCAAGCGCAACGCGGATTCCACATCTTGTGGAGTCAGTTTATACGCGGCGAGGCGGTCACGGTCTAGCCAAATCCGCATGGCGTAACGCCTTTCTCCCCCAATAATGACACTTGCAACCCCTTCCAACACTTGTAAACGCGGAATAATAAAGCGGTCAGCATAATCACTGAGTTCTAAAGAGCTGTGTTTATCACTTGAAAATGCAATCCAGACCACCGCTTGCGCGTCCGCCTCTACTTTAGAGACCACAGGCTCATCCGATTCATCAGGCAATTCAGAACGCGCTCGTGCAACACGGTCACGCACATCATTAGCCGCGTTATCTGCATCACGGGTTAACACAAATTCAATGGTAATTTCGCTGACTTGCTCGCGACTGATGGATTTAATTTTTTTAATCCCTTCAATCCCTGCTAAGGCATCCTCAATCGGCTGCGTCACTTGGCTTTCCATAATCTCCGCACTTGCCCCCGTGTAAACAGTCCGCACGGAAACCACAGGCGCGTCGATATTGGGATATTCGCGCACCGACAAGCGCGTAAAAGAGAGTGCGCCGACTAAAATAATCATCAAACTCATCACGGTCGCCAACACAGGGCGACGAATCGACATTTCAGATAAAACCATATACTACTGCCCTCCTGAGCAAGGCACTTACTTAGCCGACGGCGTTGCAGGCGTTGTTGCTTGCTTGGATGAGGGCTGATTGACAATATTCACCCCAACCCCATTACGGAGCTTAATTTGTCCATCCGTCACAACAATATCAC is part of the Beggiatoa alba B18LD genome and encodes:
- a CDS encoding efflux RND transporter permease subunit, with amino-acid sequence MVLSEMSIRRPVLATVMSLMIILVGALSFTRLSVREYPNIDAPVVSVRTVYTGASAEIMESQVTQPIEDALAGIEGIKKIKSISREQVSEITIEFVLTRDADNAANDVRDRVARARSELPDESDEPVVSKVEADAQAVVWIAFSSDKHSSLELSDYADRFIIPRLQVLEGVASVIIGGERRYAMRIWLDRDRLAAYKLTPQDVESALRLQNIEIPSGRIESTQREFTVLTQTDLKTPQEFNDLIIKEVNGYPIRLSDVGKAEVGPEDERRIVRVNGQSAVGLGVVKQSTANTLSVAQAVRAELPRVSVLDGMKLEVVFDTSIFIEASIDAVYRTMTEAFILVVLVIFAFLRSFRVTFIPFVTIPVSLIGAFIFLDVLGFSINILTLLGLVLAIGIVVDDAIVMLENIHRHVELGKPPLQAAVAGSREIGFAVISMTVTLAAVFVPLTFMTGNTGRLFTEFALTVSAAVVVSGFVALTLTPMMCSKMFKSHEHHGFLFNITEKFFVAMNDGYRFVLKGVLKVWWLMLVVFAVTIYGAIWIYPQIKQELAPTEDRSILIGVLSAPEGATLEYTDKYARQIEKIYEKVPEIRKFFVVVAPGLQNPNPVNNALSFVSLIPWGERTRSQQAIAAEVMPKMLSLPGVLAFALNPPSLGQSFRNPPVQFIIQGDSYEQLQTMSDNMLAKIRAYPGMTNVDTDLKLNKPQLVVSIDRDKVAAVGVEVEEVGRTLETLLGGRQVTRFKREGKQYDVIVQLSQEDRTKPADLSSIFVRNKNGQLIQLSNLVTVTEAVAPKELNRFDRLRAVLISANVAPGYSLKQALDFLDQTAKETLDATAKTGLDGQSREFKESGETLVMTFILALIFIYLVLAAQFESFISPFIIMLTVPLAMTGALFALFYTNGTLNVYSQIGLVMLIGLITRHGILIVEFANQLQEQGKLLKEAVVEAAVLRLRPILMTSLSMILGTLPLAISVGAGAESRQQIGWVILGGLILGTFLTLFIIPVAYTLLAKRYNPDKEYSHKHGHKNATYAPHSIVETGGYGNVERH